AACGTTTATCTGTTAAGTCCATACCTTGCTTGTTGTTTCTTACCCATTCAATTATGAGAGCCCAATATCGTAGTGAAACATGAGTAACTTCTTCAATATTAGAACTAACTGATTCAAGGTAATCATAAAATCGTTTACGACTCTCTTTCTTTCGATCATTTTGGTGTTTTAGCCATGTAACTAAAAAGGTGCCAACTAAAGTAATAAGGCTACCTAAACCAATTTTGATCGCAGTATCAATTACTTGTAACTCTGTAATTTCCATTGTACTCCTCAATTTTCAGGGCTTATAACGACCGATTAACCTGCAAATCCGGCCCGAAGGGATTGGCACGTGTTTTTGCGAATGCAAAAACCGTGACAAAGGATTTGTCAGGTTGAAGCGATTGTTCTACGGCCGTGTAAACACTATCGTATTTGTCCTCGCGATCGAGTTACCTTCTCCCGCCCTATATCTATTTTCGCTTTTACTAAATTAAACATATCATTCTCAGCAATGATGTCATTAGTGATATTTGGACCTAGCATAATTCCAGTTACGCATTTTCTGAATTCATCAGATAGTTTCTGATTATAAACTGGTTTTATGTCGTTTCCGTGGACTAAGTATTCGATGTTACTGTCATCTTCTTGGGCTATCAGCAAAAACCGCCATTCGCGTTCAGCTTGATGAAAGTCATTCTTAATCATGGAAGCAAACAATACTATTATTGATCTTACATCCTCATAGTAAGAAGTGTCTTGCGTATCCAGGTCGGAGCGGAGGAGCTTATTCAAATACTTCCAAATTAAATCCTCAAACCCACGGATTGGATCTTGGCTAATTTTAAAAGAATCTGAATAATACTGTATCGGATAAATATAAGCAAATTGACCGTTACTCATTCCATTTTTAATTAATCTAAAAAGGCGTTTCCGATCAAACTCGATTGATATTCCTCTCCCAGCATCTGAGTAATTAATCCATTGTTGATGAGAGTCTCCATCTGCGGAGGTCGAAAAAACAAATACTGGTAGATTGATTGGCGTACTAATGATTTCGCGATCGATGAAATCTATTATGTGTTGGTATTCAGATTTCTTTCTTAAAATATGTTTGATCACATCTATTCCAAAGGAGATTTCTAGTGGATCGTTCATTTTATTGATGTGTGTCATTCGCAGTATTGATGATTTAAGGATGTGGAATATGGATTCTTTTCTGGTGTAGTGATGAACTTTAAGATGATTGTATAGATCATGATTGAAAACCTGAAAAATTTGCGCGAGAGTCTTGCCATCAATGGTTTTAAAGAATTTATTTTCCACTTTAATCTCCTTTAGTCCGTAGAACGCTGGCTTAACCGGCAATGCCTGACCAGCGGAGCGGGGTGGCGCGGTTTGTGCGCAAGCGAGCGAAGCGAGGTGCACAAACCGTGACAGAAGGCATTGTCCGGTTGAAGCTGTTGTTAGAACGCCCGTGACCCCCGATAGCATCCAACAAACACCAGAGGAAATCAGGCACCGCCTTGGTCCTTTCTGGTTCTGCATTTCTGAAAAGGAATCCTCTTTTCCAGATCCAGTAAAAATGATCCGGGTCCATTATCCGCCGAATATATCGATTTTTCCAGCAGAAAAGACTTTCTCGCTGACCAGATTGCCTTCACCGATCGCCCTTGAGCAGGCGGTTTCAATCCCTGGATCGTGCAGCTTTCCGAATAACGAGTGCCGTCCTCGGGAGCCCGGGATGCCCCAGGCGTCCTAACATTTGCTTAACTTGCATTACCGTGCCCGAAGGGCTTGGCGGGATTTTTGCTACAGCAAAAATCATGACAAAGGGAATGACAAGTTAAAGCAGTTGTTAGAGTCCGCATTTAAATTACATTACTTTCGATAAGAACTTTTCTGTTTCCAACATTACATTCTTTATATTATCTATTGATTTTGCTAATTCATTCTCGTCTTCAAATACATGTCCGGCATTCGGGACTTCATATACTTGTGTTTTATTAGTCGAGTTAATTCTATTAAATTCTTTATCATCCAACACAGGATCTTTCGTTCCATATATTATTAATGAATTATTACCTTTTTCAATGAGAAGATCTTGCAGCACTACAAATGGAATTATTGGTGTTTGAAATATTAATACATCCTCTTTATTGATAAAATTGTTCTTTAATTGATAATACAAATGCTTTGTTCCAAGTGACTTTGCAATGAAAATACGTTTATTATTTTGTGGTGAAACCGTATTTAAAAATTCACACACTTTATTGGAATCATATTCGATCCATTCATCTTTAAGCTGATCATTTGCAGAATTGAACTCACTATTGTCACCATAGCGCATATCAATTCCTAAATAGCTTATATTAAATTTATTAAATACTTGAGGCAGATAAAAGAGAGAAGGTGAGTTTAAATTATATCGTCGACCTGGATAAACTACACCGACCACATCATTCAATTGAGATTCTCTTTTGATAATAATTTCTGTTTGTTTATATCCAATTATATTTTTCATTTTCTTTCTCTTAGCGCCGAAGGCGTCACTCTAACATTGAGTTAACCTGCGAGCCGTTAAATGGCGCAGTTCCTGCGCGGCGAATAGCCGCAATTAGCAGGTACTGTGACATAGGCGAGTCAGGTTGAACTCGTTGTTCGATGTCTTATATTTCTCTTCTTGTCAAACTAAAAGTTTGTCCAGTTGGTCCTGTCTCATCAAATGATAACATGAAATTCAACAATGGTATTACATCTTCTGGATTTTTATTCCACTCATTTGAAAAGGCTTTTGTTGTCCGACTTTCATTAACACTTCTGTCAATCTTTGTTTTTACTGGACCAGGAATTAGTTCATTTACTAATATATTGTACTCAATTAATTCCTGCGCCAGAATTTTAGTTAACATCCACATACCGGATTTTGAACAAGAATATGAAGAAGTTCCAGGTATTCCTTTATGCCCCAGTCCGGAACCAATAAAAATTATGTTCCCTGATCCTTTTTTCTTTAATGCTGGAATTACTGCTTTGGCAGTTTTAGCTGCTCCGATAAGGTTTATTTCAATGGCTTCAATCCATTTATTTAAATCAGCATTTTCTACAGTTGAATTTTCTGTTGAAACACCTGCATTAATAATAACACAATCAAGTCTTCCAAATTTATTTTCTATGTCTATTATGAAGGACTGTGTAGCTTCAAAATGACGAACATCAAAAGATTTATAAATAAATTTATCAGACAACATTCTTTCTTCAACTAGTTTAGATAAAGTTATTAAGTCAGATTCAGTTCTTGAACAAGCAGCTACAGAATAGCCATTCATCAGAAGTGAAAGTGTAAATTCTCGTCCGATGCCTTTTCCAGCACCTGTAATTAGACATACTTTTTCAATTTTATCCAATTTTTATTCCTCTTGCGCGAAGCGTCCATCGAACGCTGGCTTAACCGGCAATGCCTGACCAGCGGAGCGGGGTGGCGCGGTTTGTGCGCAAGCGAGCGAAGCGAGCGAAGCGAGGTGCACAAACCGTGACAGAAGTGGAAACGGCAACCCCTTTGTGGTTGGCCGGAAGAACTTTCTGTTCTCGGGCAGCCCTCGCGGCGCGCAGGCATCGAGCAACTTGTTCTCGCTGATCGAGACTGCGAAGCAAAACGGGATGAATCCCTATGGATACCTGTACTATGTGCTGAGCAAGCTTCCCGAGATCCGTGTTTCTGGTGAGTGGGAGATTCTCATGCCAGCCAATCTCAATCCTGAAGAGGTCAACACCGCGTTTCTCGCAGACGTGCGGTGAAATTGACGCTTACATTTATTCTCCGATTTATAATCAGAGTTTATTACTTCGCATCTAACCAATCAATATATTTTTTGTAAATGTATGATGGATTCATCGAACAAAATATTTGACGTGAAGCATCTTTCTGATCTTGATCAAGGTAATTATACATTGGCTCTTGCTCTAAAATGAAACTATCAATAAGACCTTTATTTAAGGATAAAATGTTAATTACAGTTTGAAACATCATGTAATTTTTGGCACCTTCATGTGGAACTTGCACTGAATTGATAAAATCCCTTATTACTTCTTGCATACTCCTGCCTTGCAGGGCACAAAACAAACTAAAATTTTCTTTTGATTTAGTGCTTATACCTTTAACGGTAAGAGAACATAAATCTTCTCGTTCTTGATCCATATCAACCTCCTACCGATAATATTACACCATATACTGTGGCGCGTCAACCATTTTATGTGATTATGGTTGCGTTTCTGCCCGCAGGGTCAATCTAACGCTGGCTTAACCTGCGAGCCGTCAATTGGCGCGGTTTATGCTATCGGGTAGGGGATCGCAATCCGTGCCAATAGGCGAGTCAGGTTTAAGCTGTTGTTCGCTTGCTTCAAACCCCCGATAGCATCAACGAACACCTGGGGCCATCAGGCACATCCTTCTTCCTTCATGATCAATGCGTTCCTGGAAGAGAATCCCTCTATTCCAGATCCACCAAAAAAATCCGGGTCCATTATCCGCCGACAATTCAGATCTGGCCAGCAGAAAAGATTCTCTGCGCAGTCCAGGATTCTTTCGCCGATCGAACCCCACAAATCGGGTTCCCCAATCCCGGGAAATCATATCTTTCCAAATAGGGTGTGCCGTCCTCGGGAGCCCAGGATGCCCCGTCAAGACGAACATTTGCTTAACCTGTAATTCCGCGCCGCGCAGCGGCTTGGCGCAATTTTTGCAACAAGAGCGAAGCGTTGCAAAAATTGTGACAAAGGAATTATCAGGTTGAAGCAGTTGTTAGATTTTTTCAATTTCATATACTTCAATATTTGAGTTTTTAAGGTTTTCAGATTTATCATATATAGTCATATGATAAATATCATTCATTTTCTTCATTACAGCTGTAATATAGGATTCATTTCCACGCCATATTCCACTTGCATACATAACAATTGCAAGAGAATTACTATATCCGACTTGTGAATATGTAATATAGTTTATTGGCAATTTAATATTTTCAATTTCTACATCAGCAGAAATATTCAACTTAATTGAGTGTTTTTCTTCAGTTATTGAATCAAGAAGATATATTTCATCATTCAGGAGAGTAGAATCAAAAATAAACTTTACTTGATGCACATCATAATTCAAGTCAGATAAACAATGAGTATTAACAATATCGTTTATTG
Above is a window of Alkalispirochaeta americana DNA encoding:
- a CDS encoding DUF2971 domain-containing protein, which gives rise to MQNQKGPRRCLISSGVCWMLSGVTGVLTTASTGQCLLSRFVHLASLACAQTAPPRSAGQALPVKPAFYGLKEIKVENKFFKTIDGKTLAQIFQVFNHDLYNHLKVHHYTRKESIFHILKSSILRMTHINKMNDPLEISFGIDVIKHILRKKSEYQHIIDFIDREIISTPINLPVFVFSTSADGDSHQQWINYSDAGRGISIEFDRKRLFRLIKNGMSNGQFAYIYPIQYYSDSFKISQDPIRGFEDLIWKYLNKLLRSDLDTQDTSYYEDVRSIIVLFASMIKNDFHQAEREWRFLLIAQEDDSNIEYLVHGNDIKPVYNQKLSDEFRKCVTGIMLGPNITNDIIAENDMFNLVKAKIDIGREKVTRSRGQIR
- a CDS encoding SDR family oxidoreductase — encoded protein: MDKIEKVCLITGAGKGIGREFTLSLLMNGYSVAACSRTESDLITLSKLVEERMLSDKFIYKSFDVRHFEATQSFIIDIENKFGRLDCVIINAGVSTENSTVENADLNKWIEAIEINLIGAAKTAKAVIPALKKKGSGNIIFIGSGLGHKGIPGTSSYSCSKSGMWMLTKILAQELIEYNILVNELIPGPVKTKIDRSVNESRTTKAFSNEWNKNPEDVIPLLNFMLSFDETGPTGQTFSLTRREI